The Aspergillus luchuensis IFO 4308 DNA, chromosome 4, nearly complete sequence DNA window ATGGATTTAGGCTAATCTTTCCAGCTTCAAACTACACAGCCGATCTTCCCCACTACCACAGACCCCGGCTACACGCCCTCCACGCAGCCACAGCTGCCCGACTTCCTAGCGGAGTCATCTGCCTTGGCGACAGAATTCAACAACTTCCGCGGCGATCCATTTGCATTTGAAGATGGATCGTTTGCCTGGAATATGTAAATTAGTGCCTGCATTATCTCAGTTTGTCGATAATGAGGCCTACGACGAATGACGTAGCGATATGCATTGTGCAGTCACAGTCAGTTTAGTATTGATTACAATCAGTTAATCGCTGATTTGGTTATGAGCGAAAAGTGGGATGGTGTTTGGTGCTTCATAGATGGGATGTACATAGTGCCTCTTCACTGTATCCAGTTTGATGCGTTTCTCAGTGTATTAGTTAAATATGTATTGCTTGATAATAGTGTACTTATGTGTGAATGGATACCCTGGTGCAAATTATGCATGTGAAATAGCTGTGTGCTGTGTGCTGTGCTGTGAGCTGTAGTACCTCCCACCATAATCCCTCTTCACAATCACCTTGCATCAACCCGGCACTACCCTGTCTATATTCAACAAGTTAACCATCACCTGTACATACACCAGGCAAGACCCGGACGTCTCCTCGGACAATTCCAAAGGGGTAATGTACCCCCAAAACCCCGACTCCATCGGATCCGGGTTCGGATCCGGACCACCAGCTCATCTCAGCTAAGGTCAGCTTCCGCCCGACGTCGATCATTCCAGTCACTAAGCTACTACTATCAATCAGCCAACACTGTCACCTGCTTGTGTAACACTTCCCCCTATACTTCATTATGTGCTGGCATCGGGCAGCTGGATAATCCCGAGATGACTCGGGCCACGGGTTTAAGGGGCGGAAACTTGAAACGGATGCCTGTGAATGAAGGCGAGGAGTGTGGTATATAAGGAACCAAGTCCCGCTGTAGTTTGAGATCATCAgacagcacagcacagcatcACATCACAGCATCGCATAGCAAGCACATCTACACATTTCCACACCTCTGCATATTTACACACCCGCAGCATATTCATCTATTACACTACACCATCTACACTATGTCCACCCAcgtcgccatcatcggcgccGGCCTCTCCGGCCTGGCCCTGGCCCTCTCCCTACACCAACAACGCATCCCCTGCACCATCTACGAGGCACGTTCCGCTCCGCTCAACATCGGCGGAGCCATCATGCTCTCCCCCAACGCCCTCCGCATCCTCGACACCCTCGGCGTCTACAACCGAATCCGCCCGGAAGCCTACTCCTTCGACAACCTCTACTTCCGCTCTCCGGCCGACACTCCCCTCGACACATACGAGTTCGGCAACGCCGCCAAATACGGCTACAGCGGGATGCGCATCTACCGACACGTGCTGATCCGGGAACTCTCCGCGATGGTCTCCGAAGCCGGAATCCCGATCCACTACCACAAGAAATTCAGCCGAGTCATCACGGAGACCGAATCCAACATAACCTGGGAATTCGAAGACGggaccacctccaccgccacctGTCTCGTCGGCGCCGACGGCATCCACTCCAAAGTCCGCAAATATCTGTACCCGGACCTCGAACCCAAATTCATGAACGCCATGGCCGTCACCGCCGCGGTGCCTACATCCCAACTGGCCATCCCTGAGGGATACAACATCCCCGTAACAATCATGAACAAAACCCACGGGGCGTTTGTCATCGCGCCTCAGCTCCGCGACGGCTCCGAGGTGCTCATCGGACGGCAGAAGCGATCCGCCCAACTCGACCGGGAGGGATGGACCAAGCTGATGAACGACAAGGACTGGTGCGTCGAGTTCCTGCGTGAAGGGGCGGACGAGTTCCCCGAGATAGTGCAGCGGGCTGTTTCGAACATTTctgcggagaagatcaaccTGTGGCCGTTTTATATGGTCCCCAAGTTGGAGAAGTGGAGTTCGGAGCATTGCCGAGTGGTTATTCTGGG harbors:
- a CDS encoding uncharacterized protein (COG:C,H;~EggNog:ENOG410PPDP;~InterPro:IPR036188,IPR002938;~PFAM:PF01494;~SECRETED:SignalP(1-18);~SMCOG1087:hypothetical protein;~antiSMASH:Cluster_4.1;~go_function: GO:0071949 - FAD binding [Evidence IEA]) → MSTHVAIIGAGLSGLALALSLHQQRIPCTIYEARSAPLNIGGAIMLSPNALRILDTLGVYNRIRPEAYSFDNLYFRSPADTPLDTYEFGNAAKYGYSGMRIYRHVLIRELSAMVSEAGIPIHYHKKFSRVITETESNITWEFEDGTTSTATCLVGADGIHSKVRKYLYPDLEPKFMNAMAVTAAVPTSQLAIPEGYNIPVTIMNKTHGAFVIAPQLRDGSEVLIGRQKRSAQLDREGWTKLMNDKDWCVEFLREGADEFPEIVQRAVSNISAEKINLWPFYMVPKLEKWSSEHCRVVILGDAAHAIPPSAGQGINQAFEDVFTYALVLARCEGQKGGLERGLKVWQRGRQERVDRVLALNAQIDKRRMPKAVTAGEEKEEEEEEKGFELGWLYKPDFEAMVEEWLAWE